Proteins encoded by one window of Paenibacillus sp. DCT19:
- the pyrH gene encoding UMP kinase produces the protein MEQPVFKRVVLKVSGESLSGQNGYGIDAETISSIAQQVKEVVELGVQVAIVCGGGNIWRGIAGSENGIDRATADYMGMLATVMNSLALQDALEQIEVPTRVQTSIAMQQIAEPYIRRRAIRHLEKGRVVIFASGTGNPFFSTDTTAALRAAEIEAEVILMAKNKVDGVYSADPFKDSTAVKFDQLTYMDILNKDLGVMDSTASSLCKDNNIPLIVFAITEQGNIKRVVLGERIGTIVKGSVD, from the coding sequence TTGGAACAGCCAGTATTTAAACGTGTTGTCTTAAAAGTCAGCGGAGAGTCTCTTTCCGGTCAAAATGGCTATGGTATTGATGCAGAGACGATCTCGTCCATTGCGCAACAAGTAAAAGAAGTTGTTGAACTAGGTGTGCAGGTTGCTATTGTGTGTGGCGGCGGAAACATCTGGCGCGGCATTGCGGGTAGCGAAAATGGCATCGATCGAGCAACTGCAGATTACATGGGCATGCTGGCGACAGTAATGAACTCGCTGGCACTGCAAGACGCATTGGAACAGATTGAAGTCCCTACACGGGTACAAACATCTATTGCTATGCAACAAATTGCAGAGCCTTACATTCGTCGTAGAGCTATTCGTCATCTTGAGAAAGGTCGGGTCGTTATTTTTGCATCAGGTACAGGCAACCCGTTCTTCTCCACAGATACAACAGCAGCACTGCGCGCAGCGGAGATCGAAGCAGAAGTCATCTTGATGGCTAAGAATAAAGTGGATGGTGTTTATTCAGCCGATCCATTTAAGGACAGCACAGCTGTGAAATTTGATCAGTTGACTTATATGGATATCCTCAACAAAGACCTTGGTGTAATGGATTCGACGGCATCCTCACTGTGTAAGGATAACAACATTCCGTTGATCGTCTTTGCTATTACTGAACAAGGTAACATCAAGCGTGTTGTTCTAGGTGAACGCATCGGAACAATCGTTAAAGGGAGTGTAGATTAA
- the rpsB gene encoding 30S ribosomal protein S2, which translates to MAVISMKQLLEAGVHFGHQTRRWNPKMDRYIFTERNGIYIIDLQKTVKKVEEAYNFVKGIAGENGTILFVGTKKQAQDSVKEEAERAGQFYINQRWLGGTLTNFSTIQKRIDRLKQLEAWEEDGTFGVLPKKEVILLRKEKDRLEKFLGGIKNMKGLPSALFIIDPRKERIAVAEARKLGIPIVGIVDTNCDPDEIDYVIPGNDDAIRAVKLLTGKMADAVIEANQGEETSA; encoded by the coding sequence ATGGCAGTAATCTCCATGAAGCAGCTTCTCGAAGCTGGGGTACACTTCGGTCACCAAACACGTCGTTGGAACCCAAAAATGGATCGTTATATCTTCACTGAAAGAAACGGAATTTATATCATTGACTTGCAAAAGACAGTGAAAAAAGTCGAAGAGGCTTACAACTTCGTTAAAGGAATCGCAGGCGAGAATGGTACTATTCTTTTCGTTGGTACTAAGAAACAAGCTCAAGATTCCGTTAAAGAAGAAGCTGAACGCGCTGGTCAGTTCTACATTAACCAACGTTGGTTGGGTGGTACCCTGACTAACTTCTCAACTATTCAAAAACGTATTGATCGTTTGAAACAGTTGGAAGCTTGGGAAGAAGACGGTACTTTCGGTGTATTGCCTAAAAAAGAAGTTATCTTGCTTCGCAAAGAAAAAGATCGTCTTGAGAAATTCTTGGGCGGTATTAAAAATATGAAAGGCCTGCCAAGCGCCCTGTTCATCATCGATCCACGCAAAGAGCGTATCGCTGTTGCTGAAGCTCGCAAATTGGGTATCCCAATCGTTGGTATCGTTGATACTAACTGCGATCCAGACGAGATCGATTATGTTATCCCGGGTAATGACGACGCGATCCGCGCTGTTAAATTGCTGACAGGTAAAATGGCTGACGCTGTTATCGAAGCTAACCAAGGCGAAGAAACTTCCGCTTAA
- a CDS encoding phosphatidate cytidylyltransferase, whose translation MKQRLTTGIIAGVLFLGFCLLGGPWYHGLVLVMALIGYYEFVKMTGVQPFSGVALIGYVGVFSLVFPWEMVWEARPLTLFQIGWLVMLLLMTASVITKNKIPVNTVAMLFLGVLYIGIGFYYIAESRHLQHGLFWTFLLLGSIWASDAGAYFVGKMMGKNKLWPSISPNKTVEGALGGIIIAVITAVVFAGVSDGLLSWPRAILIGVACAVVGQMGDLIQSAYKRVYNIKDSGTLLPGHGGILDRCDSWIVVFPFIHILMLLPY comes from the coding sequence TTGAAACAGCGATTAACGACAGGAATAATAGCAGGTGTTTTGTTTTTGGGTTTTTGCTTGCTAGGCGGACCTTGGTATCATGGCTTGGTATTAGTGATGGCTCTCATCGGTTATTATGAGTTTGTGAAAATGACAGGAGTACAGCCTTTTTCGGGTGTAGCTCTAATTGGATACGTAGGCGTTTTTTCGCTTGTATTTCCTTGGGAAATGGTATGGGAAGCCAGACCGCTGACTCTGTTTCAGATCGGCTGGCTTGTGATGTTGCTATTAATGACAGCATCGGTGATAACCAAAAATAAAATTCCGGTTAATACCGTTGCTATGCTCTTTCTTGGGGTGTTGTACATCGGTATTGGCTTTTATTACATTGCTGAATCAAGACATCTTCAACATGGATTATTCTGGACTTTCCTATTGCTAGGCTCAATTTGGGCAAGTGATGCAGGCGCCTATTTCGTCGGCAAAATGATGGGCAAAAACAAATTATGGCCTTCAATTAGTCCTAACAAAACAGTGGAAGGTGCATTAGGTGGTATCATCATTGCAGTTATAACCGCGGTCGTTTTTGCAGGGGTATCCGACGGTTTGCTCTCTTGGCCGAGAGCTATATTGATTGGGGTCGCCTGTGCTGTTGTAGGTCAAATGGGAGATCTCATTCAATCTGCATACAAGCGGGTTTATAATATCAAGGATTCCGGTACTTTACTTCCGGGACATGGTGGCATTTTGGATCGGTGCGACAGCTGGATCGTCGTTTTTCCGTTCATACATATACTGATGCTACTTCCCTATTAA
- a CDS encoding chemotaxis protein CheD, with amino-acid sequence MIEDKSVVKVGMADLNIAHLPGIIRTTGLGSCVGLTMYDPQLKLAGMAHVMLPTSDIAREGNLNRAKYADTALPELLEKMVKLGASQSRIVSKMAGGSQMFAFSGAGDTMRIGPRNADSCREWLQKLGIPLLAEDTGGNYGRTIEMDCETGLLTIRSVQMGVKEL; translated from the coding sequence ATGATTGAAGATAAAAGCGTCGTTAAAGTCGGTATGGCGGATTTGAATATTGCTCATCTTCCTGGCATAATCCGTACGACTGGCCTTGGTTCATGTGTGGGCTTAACAATGTATGACCCACAATTGAAGCTGGCTGGAATGGCGCATGTCATGCTCCCTACTTCAGATATTGCCCGCGAGGGGAATTTGAATAGAGCCAAATATGCGGATACGGCATTGCCCGAGTTATTGGAGAAGATGGTTAAGCTCGGCGCTTCTCAGTCACGAATTGTGTCCAAAATGGCAGGAGGGTCACAGATGTTTGCTTTTTCGGGAGCTGGTGACACGATGCGGATTGGACCGCGAAATGCTGATTCTTGTCGGGAATGGTTACAGAAGCTCGGTATTCCTCTACTGGCTGAAGATACGGGCGGCAACTATGGACGAACTATTGAAATGGACTGTGAGACTGGACTTTTGACTATTAGAAGTGTACAAATGGGTGTAAAGGAACTATAA
- a CDS encoding 1-deoxy-D-xylulose-5-phosphate reductoisomerase, which yields MKKIAILGSTGSIGTQTLDVVDMHPELFQVEGLAAGGNVELLIEQTKRYKPKKVSVGSKELADYIAPLIPTGTQVFHGKEGLVEIAAGTEADTVVTAVVGSLGLESTLAAIEAGKQIGLANKETLVTAGHIVTSKAAAKGVSLLPVDSEHSAIFQCLNGEKREQLLGITLTASGGSFRDLTREQLKEVSVEDALKHPNWSMGSKITIDSATMVNKGLEVIEAHWLFGLPYDQINVVLHPESIIHSFVEFEDTSIIAQLGNPDMRVPIQYALTYPDRLPSQATRLSLAQVGKLNFREMDMERFPCLRMAYESGKMGGTAPTAFNAANEIAVARFLKGDISFLQIEYTIEKILEKHINIQNPSLEEIMNADEISRKVANELRF from the coding sequence ATGAAAAAAATTGCGATCCTTGGGTCAACGGGCTCAATTGGAACACAGACCCTTGATGTAGTAGATATGCATCCTGAGTTATTTCAAGTGGAAGGACTTGCTGCAGGTGGGAATGTGGAGTTGCTTATTGAGCAAACGAAGCGTTACAAGCCGAAGAAAGTTTCTGTTGGCTCCAAAGAACTGGCAGACTATATTGCACCCTTAATTCCTACAGGAACGCAGGTTTTTCACGGTAAAGAAGGATTAGTCGAAATTGCTGCAGGAACAGAGGCGGATACGGTTGTGACAGCTGTAGTGGGAAGTCTGGGGCTAGAATCGACACTAGCTGCCATTGAAGCTGGGAAACAGATCGGATTAGCGAACAAAGAGACCTTAGTTACAGCAGGGCATATCGTTACCTCCAAAGCAGCAGCAAAGGGAGTTTCGCTCCTGCCTGTAGATAGTGAACACTCTGCAATTTTCCAATGTTTAAATGGAGAAAAACGTGAGCAATTGCTGGGAATTACACTTACAGCTTCCGGAGGATCTTTCCGCGATTTAACGCGCGAACAACTGAAAGAGGTCTCTGTAGAGGATGCGCTAAAACATCCAAACTGGTCTATGGGTTCCAAAATTACGATCGATTCAGCAACAATGGTGAATAAAGGACTTGAAGTTATTGAGGCACATTGGTTATTTGGACTTCCATACGATCAGATTAATGTAGTGCTCCACCCCGAGAGCATTATTCACTCATTTGTTGAGTTTGAGGATACGAGTATTATTGCTCAGTTAGGTAATCCAGATATGCGTGTACCTATTCAGTACGCTTTAACTTATCCAGATCGCCTACCGTCACAGGCTACACGCCTATCCTTAGCTCAAGTGGGCAAGCTGAATTTCCGTGAGATGGATATGGAGCGCTTCCCTTGTTTAAGAATGGCATATGAGTCTGGCAAAATGGGAGGAACTGCACCAACTGCGTTCAATGCGGCAAATGAAATTGCTGTAGCGAGATTTTTAAAAGGCGACATCTCTTTTTTACAAATAGAGTATACGATTGAGAAGATCCTGGAAAAACATATCAACATTCAAAATCCGAGTTTAGAAGAGATAATGAATGCTGATGAAATCTCTCGTAAGGTAGCCAACGAGCTGCGATTCTAA
- the rseP gene encoding RIP metalloprotease RseP translates to METLKIAFYIFMMFFVIVAIHEWGHYYFAKRAGILVREFAIGFGPKMFSYKKGETQFTFRLLPFGGYARMAGEDPDTTGIDVGQTICVRIKDDKVEKIFTSNLEKYKNVIKGEVLQIDLETALKIELDVDGERMTYDVHPQAIIVNKNASMQIAPKDRWFSSKTVGQRALAIFAGPMMNFILAFVLFAIFVQVSGVPVENPSYIKIADVSANTPAEKAGFKEGDIIKSINGTPVGVDQQQVIASISESKDQAMNWTVIRDGKELDVSVTPTSLPGQEGGKVGISLGFPTRQAGFVETFTLSGKYTIETSKLIFKGLQQLVQNFALDDIGGPVRTIELTGEIAKSGIDRLLYWSAMISINLGIFNLLPIPALDGSRLVFLGIEALRGRPVDPNREGMVHFIGFAMLFVLMLAVTYNDILRLING, encoded by the coding sequence TTGGAGACTCTTAAAATCGCGTTCTATATATTCATGATGTTCTTTGTTATTGTAGCTATTCATGAATGGGGCCACTATTATTTTGCGAAGCGTGCTGGCATTTTGGTTCGTGAATTTGCAATTGGATTTGGTCCTAAAATGTTTTCATATAAGAAGGGTGAGACTCAATTCACGTTCCGTCTGCTTCCTTTTGGTGGATATGCAAGAATGGCTGGTGAAGATCCGGATACTACGGGGATTGATGTAGGACAAACGATATGTGTTAGAATTAAGGACGATAAGGTTGAGAAAATCTTCACGAGCAATCTTGAAAAATACAAGAATGTAATCAAAGGTGAAGTTTTGCAAATAGACCTGGAAACAGCCCTTAAAATTGAACTTGATGTTGACGGAGAGCGCATGACCTATGATGTGCATCCTCAGGCTATTATTGTGAACAAAAATGCTAGCATGCAAATCGCGCCTAAAGATCGTTGGTTTAGCAGTAAAACCGTTGGACAGCGAGCCTTGGCTATTTTTGCCGGCCCGATGATGAACTTTATTCTAGCATTTGTGTTGTTTGCAATATTTGTTCAAGTAAGTGGTGTTCCTGTCGAGAATCCCTCCTACATAAAAATAGCTGATGTTTCAGCAAATACGCCTGCGGAGAAGGCTGGATTTAAAGAGGGAGATATCATTAAGAGTATTAATGGTACGCCAGTTGGAGTTGACCAACAACAGGTCATTGCTTCCATCTCTGAGTCGAAGGATCAGGCTATGAACTGGACAGTGATTCGTGATGGGAAGGAACTTGACGTTTCGGTTACTCCGACATCATTGCCTGGCCAGGAAGGTGGTAAAGTAGGGATCTCCTTAGGATTTCCTACAAGACAAGCTGGTTTTGTGGAAACCTTCACGCTATCTGGCAAATATACCATTGAAACATCCAAATTAATTTTCAAAGGCCTTCAACAGCTCGTACAAAACTTCGCGCTTGATGATATTGGTGGCCCAGTCAGAACTATTGAGTTAACGGGTGAAATCGCTAAATCGGGGATTGATCGTTTATTATACTGGAGTGCAATGATCAGTATTAACCTAGGGATCTTTAACCTGTTACCGATTCCGGCGTTGGATGGCAGCCGTCTTGTGTTTTTAGGAATTGAGGCACTGCGGGGCAGACCGGTTGACCCGAATCGTGAAGGCATGGTTCACTTTATTGGGTTTGCGATGTTGTTTGTACTGATGCTTGCTGTAACATATAATGATATACTACGTTTAATTAACGGATAA
- the frr gene encoding ribosome recycling factor codes for MPQAVKKHAEERMEKAIQALRRDLATLRAGRATPALLDRVQVEYYGAMTPLNQLANISTPDTRTLMIQPWDKSSMSDIERAIMKSDLGLTPANDGTMIRLSIPPLTEERRAELVKLTKKFGEEGKVAIRNIRRDANDDIKKMEKSDISEDESRRHQDDIQKSTDKFIAEVDKVLAAKEKEIMEV; via the coding sequence ATGCCACAAGCGGTTAAAAAACATGCCGAAGAACGTATGGAAAAAGCAATTCAAGCGTTACGACGTGATCTTGCCACTTTGCGTGCAGGGCGTGCTACTCCAGCTCTTCTGGATCGGGTTCAGGTAGAGTATTATGGTGCAATGACACCACTTAATCAGCTTGCTAATATCAGTACGCCGGATACACGCACACTGATGATCCAACCATGGGATAAGTCATCCATGAGTGATATCGAGCGTGCGATCATGAAATCGGATCTTGGTCTTACACCAGCAAACGACGGCACCATGATTCGTCTGTCTATTCCACCACTTACGGAAGAGCGCAGAGCGGAGCTTGTAAAGCTGACTAAAAAGTTTGGTGAAGAGGGCAAAGTGGCGATTCGTAACATTCGCCGTGATGCTAACGATGATATCAAAAAAATGGAGAAGTCAGATATTTCTGAGGACGAGTCCCGGAGACATCAAGACGATATCCAAAAATCGACAGATAAATTCATCGCTGAAGTCGATAAGGTACTCGCTGCCAAAGAAAAAGAAATCATGGAAGTGTAA
- a CDS encoding isoprenyl transferase, which yields MIKRVRSWWNGAEKQETLTISEDNIPQHVAIIMDGNGRWAKRLGLPRIAGHQNGMKAVKRATIAADELGIKYLTMYAFSTENWTRPKEEVDFLMRLPQEFLAIELDELIEKNVQIRMMGQEEHLPSHTINALREAIRLTEHNTGLVLNFAMNYGSRREMTDCVKKIALQVQSGELSAEDITPELIDRHMLTSDMPDPDLLIRTSGELRLSNFMLWQLAYSELWFTDIYWPEFGKQHLIEAVAEYQRRTRRYGGLK from the coding sequence ATGATCAAACGGGTTCGGTCGTGGTGGAATGGGGCTGAAAAGCAGGAAACGCTGACTATATCCGAGGATAATATCCCGCAGCATGTAGCTATTATTATGGACGGAAATGGACGATGGGCCAAACGTCTCGGCCTTCCGCGCATAGCTGGACATCAGAATGGGATGAAGGCAGTCAAACGTGCGACCATCGCGGCGGATGAACTGGGCATCAAATATCTGACGATGTATGCTTTTTCGACAGAAAACTGGACGCGTCCAAAAGAAGAAGTGGATTTTCTGATGCGACTTCCGCAAGAGTTTTTGGCGATTGAGCTGGATGAGCTTATCGAAAAGAACGTGCAGATTCGGATGATGGGTCAGGAGGAACATTTACCTTCTCATACCATTAACGCTTTGCGTGAAGCCATACGTCTTACAGAACACAACACGGGTCTGGTACTAAACTTTGCAATGAATTATGGAAGCCGCAGAGAAATGACAGACTGTGTTAAAAAAATAGCTCTACAGGTTCAGTCGGGGGAACTGTCTGCAGAGGATATTACACCAGAGCTCATCGACAGACACATGTTAACGAGTGATATGCCTGACCCGGATCTGTTGATTCGAACAAGCGGTGAGCTGAGACTCAGCAATTTCATGCTCTGGCAACTTGCTTATAGTGAACTATGGTTTACGGATATATACTGGCCCGAATTTGGCAAGCAGCATTTGATTGAAGCAGTAGCCGAATATCAGCGCAGAACAAGGCGTTACGGCGGTTTGAAATAG
- a CDS encoding chemotaxis protein CheW — MEEELKVIVFKLGSEEYGIEVERVQTIERMMPITRVPKTFSFVKGVINLRGVVIPVIDLRGRFSLPETEYTDQTRIVIVGVGDMQVGFIVDAANDVIDIKSSSIDSPPEVVGGVKARYLRGVAKLENERLLIMLNLHEVLNKSEVVQLESVEG, encoded by the coding sequence ATGGAAGAAGAGTTGAAAGTTATCGTCTTTAAATTAGGCTCTGAGGAGTACGGCATCGAAGTTGAGAGAGTTCAAACGATTGAACGCATGATGCCAATCACGCGTGTCCCTAAAACATTCTCTTTTGTAAAAGGGGTTATCAATCTACGCGGGGTTGTTATTCCTGTCATTGATTTGCGTGGTCGCTTCTCATTGCCGGAAACTGAATATACCGATCAAACACGTATTGTCATTGTAGGTGTAGGCGATATGCAAGTAGGCTTTATCGTTGACGCTGCCAACGATGTCATTGATATCAAAAGCAGTTCAATTGATAGCCCACCTGAAGTGGTTGGTGGCGTTAAAGCTAGATATCTCCGTGGTGTGGCGAAGCTTGAGAATGAACGTTTGCTAATCATGCTTAACCTGCACGAAGTCTTAAATAAAAGCGAAGTCGTTCAGCTGGAAAGTGTTGAGGGATAA
- a CDS encoding chemotaxis protein CheA has translation MDMNQYLSMFIDESNDHLQSLNENMLQLEGNPEDLGIVQVIFRSAHTLKGMAATMGFEDLASLTHKMENVLDMVRNEKLKMQDFIFDTLFKSLDALETMVQDITNGGEGKADVSSIVTSLQAIESGEWTGGDAPAAAADKTTAPETLTAVQLDEFQYSVLDQSIAEGHRVFYIEVLVSEHSQLKGVRAYMVFDLLERSGEVVKAFPSVQDIEQEKFERNFSLYYITTKEAQELEQGILSISEIESAKVIQLDQETLQQMTNQAAVAAEAEVVAVNDAIAASQAKEAPPKAEVKPAETKAAAPKQAAAPSRTIRVDIERLDVLMNLFSELLIDRSRLEQLASETGNNDLSDTVAHLSRVSTDLQNIVLKLRMVPVDTVFNRFPRMIRDLAKTLDKKIDLVITGAETELDRTVIDEIGDPLVHLLRNAVDHGVESISERVAAGKPEMGTVNLRAFHSGNHVFIEIEDDGKGIYREKLLKTAISRGVVTEEQGAKMSDDEVNQLLFAPGFSTADVISDISGRGVGLDVVKSKITSLGGNVTIHSTPGKGTNFSVQLPLTLSIIAAMLVRVGSEKYAIPLSSIVETAIVQREQVRNIHGNKMITFRESLIPYLSLNEVFSVPDFNDADEKETEIVVIRKGDRLAAVSVEEFIGQSEIVLKSMGTYLPAIEGISGATILGDGQVALIVDPNAFIK, from the coding sequence ATGGACATGAACCAATATTTATCCATGTTTATTGATGAGTCTAATGATCATCTGCAGTCGCTTAATGAAAACATGCTACAACTCGAAGGTAACCCGGAGGATTTAGGAATCGTTCAGGTTATATTCCGCTCAGCTCATACCCTTAAGGGTATGGCTGCAACAATGGGATTTGAAGATTTGGCATCACTGACACACAAGATGGAGAATGTGTTAGATATGGTGCGTAATGAGAAGCTGAAAATGCAAGATTTCATCTTTGACACCCTATTTAAAAGTTTGGATGCGCTCGAAACAATGGTTCAGGATATTACAAATGGCGGAGAAGGTAAAGCGGATGTTTCCTCAATCGTTACTTCACTTCAAGCGATTGAAAGTGGCGAATGGACTGGAGGCGACGCTCCGGCGGCAGCTGCGGATAAAACGACGGCTCCAGAAACCTTAACTGCAGTGCAACTGGACGAGTTCCAATATTCGGTACTAGATCAATCCATTGCAGAAGGACACCGCGTATTCTACATTGAAGTACTGGTAAGTGAGCACAGCCAGTTAAAAGGCGTACGTGCTTACATGGTATTTGATCTGCTAGAACGCTCCGGTGAGGTTGTAAAAGCATTCCCATCCGTTCAGGATATTGAACAAGAGAAGTTTGAGCGCAATTTCTCGTTATATTACATAACAACCAAAGAAGCGCAGGAACTTGAACAAGGAATTTTAAGTATTTCCGAAATTGAAAGTGCAAAAGTGATTCAGCTGGATCAAGAAACGCTGCAGCAGATGACGAACCAGGCAGCCGTTGCTGCCGAAGCTGAAGTCGTTGCTGTAAACGATGCAATTGCGGCATCTCAAGCCAAAGAAGCTCCTCCTAAAGCAGAAGTGAAGCCTGCCGAAACTAAAGCAGCGGCACCTAAGCAAGCGGCAGCTCCTTCACGTACGATTCGTGTAGATATTGAACGACTTGATGTACTCATGAATCTGTTCAGTGAGTTGTTGATCGATCGGTCACGACTAGAACAACTAGCTAGCGAGACGGGGAATAATGATCTGTCGGATACGGTAGCTCACTTGAGCAGAGTCAGCACAGATTTGCAAAATATTGTCCTGAAGCTGCGGATGGTTCCTGTAGACACCGTGTTCAACCGTTTCCCTCGTATGATTCGCGATTTAGCAAAAACACTAGACAAGAAAATTGATCTAGTGATTACTGGAGCCGAAACAGAATTGGATCGTACCGTTATTGATGAGATTGGCGATCCGTTGGTTCACTTGCTGCGTAATGCGGTTGACCATGGTGTTGAGTCGATTTCAGAGCGTGTAGCGGCAGGCAAACCAGAGATGGGAACCGTTAACCTGCGTGCATTCCATAGTGGTAACCATGTCTTCATTGAGATTGAAGATGATGGTAAGGGGATCTATCGTGAGAAGTTGTTGAAAACAGCAATTTCCAGAGGTGTTGTTACAGAGGAGCAAGGTGCGAAAATGAGTGACGATGAAGTTAATCAATTGTTATTTGCACCGGGTTTCAGTACAGCTGATGTGATCTCCGATATTTCCGGACGTGGAGTTGGTTTGGATGTTGTTAAATCAAAAATCACTTCACTTGGCGGTAATGTAACCATTCACTCTACACCGGGAAAAGGAACGAACTTCTCAGTTCAACTTCCATTGACCCTGTCCATTATTGCAGCCATGCTTGTACGAGTGGGTTCAGAGAAATATGCCATTCCACTGTCTTCAATTGTAGAGACAGCGATTGTGCAGCGTGAGCAAGTTCGCAATATCCATGGTAATAAAATGATTACGTTCCGCGAGTCATTGATTCCATATCTCTCATTAAATGAAGTGTTCTCTGTACCAGACTTCAATGATGCAGATGAGAAAGAAACGGAAATTGTTGTTATCCGCAAAGGAGATCGACTTGCAGCCGTATCTGTAGAGGAATTCATTGGACAAAGCGAGATTGTCCTCAAATCGATGGGAACTTATCTCCCTGCGATTGAAGGCATTTCAGGAGCAACGATTCTTGGAGATGGACAAGTAGCTCTGATTGTTGATCCTAACGCATTCATCAAATAA
- a CDS encoding endolytic transglycosylase MltG — protein sequence MDKRSLWIGLGSGMIVGAILLQLATVGQNALSDSALVTDQVVADLTKEQLEEAAKNLDMRLVDPDEELLTETEWVQKKKQESSELQGTTAEPPKDTETAVTPSTPTNPEKPTSSDKETQVNQPKSTDLSTPVTPKGATVSFKVRSGNSLAMVAENLEKLGIVDDAEAFIRAGRAERINTKIQVGTYALEKGESFKSIIAKITKEPSR from the coding sequence ATGGACAAGCGCTCCTTATGGATCGGACTTGGAAGTGGCATGATCGTTGGAGCTATTCTGCTGCAGCTGGCTACAGTAGGACAGAATGCCTTATCAGATAGCGCTTTGGTTACTGATCAAGTCGTTGCAGATTTAACGAAAGAACAATTGGAAGAGGCTGCGAAGAATTTGGACATGAGACTCGTGGATCCGGATGAAGAGTTACTTACCGAAACAGAATGGGTGCAGAAGAAAAAGCAGGAGAGCAGTGAGCTACAAGGAACTACAGCAGAACCTCCTAAGGATACGGAGACAGCAGTGACACCAAGCACACCTACGAACCCTGAAAAGCCTACATCTTCTGACAAAGAGACACAAGTTAATCAGCCCAAATCAACGGACCTCTCAACTCCAGTTACGCCTAAAGGTGCTACCGTATCGTTCAAAGTCCGTTCAGGAAATAGTCTGGCTATGGTAGCAGAGAATTTGGAGAAATTGGGCATTGTGGACGATGCGGAAGCGTTCATCCGAGCAGGCCGTGCCGAACGAATCAACACCAAAATACAAGTAGGCACATATGCGCTGGAAAAAGGCGAAAGCTTTAAATCCATTATCGCCAAAATTACCAAAGAACCGTCACGCTGA
- the tsf gene encoding translation elongation factor Ts, whose protein sequence is MAVNASAVKELRERTGAGMLDCKKALEEANGDVTKAAELLREKGLSAAASKAGRAATEGAVESYIHAGGRIGVLVEVNCETDFVGKTDQFKDFVRDVAMQIAAANPKYVTREEVPTDELEKEKEILKAQALNEGKPEKIIEKMVEGRIGKYYEEYCLMEQTFVKDPDKTISQLLNEKISQIGENISIRRFVRYELGEGLEKKVDNFVEEVMSQVNK, encoded by the coding sequence ATGGCAGTTAATGCGAGTGCAGTAAAAGAACTTCGCGAAAGAACGGGCGCTGGTATGCTCGATTGTAAAAAAGCACTGGAAGAAGCAAACGGTGATGTAACGAAAGCGGCTGAATTGTTGCGTGAAAAAGGTCTTTCTGCAGCAGCAAGCAAAGCAGGTCGTGCAGCTACTGAAGGCGCTGTAGAATCTTACATCCACGCTGGCGGACGTATCGGTGTCTTGGTTGAAGTTAACTGCGAAACTGACTTCGTTGGTAAAACAGATCAATTTAAGGATTTTGTTAGAGACGTAGCTATGCAAATCGCTGCAGCTAATCCTAAATATGTTACTCGCGAAGAAGTTCCTACAGATGAGCTGGAAAAAGAAAAAGAAATCTTGAAAGCTCAAGCTCTTAATGAAGGTAAACCAGAAAAAATCATTGAAAAAATGGTTGAAGGCCGTATCGGTAAATACTACGAAGAATACTGCCTGATGGAACAAACATTTGTTAAAGATCCAGACAAAACAATTTCCCAATTGCTGAATGAAAAAATCAGCCAAATTGGTGAAAATATCTCCATCCGTCGTTTCGTTCGTTACGAACTGGGTGAAGGTCTTGAGAAAAAAGTTGATAACTTCGTAGAAGAAGTAATGTCCCAAGTAAACAAATAA